The Terriglobia bacterium nucleotide sequence GGCAACACCCGCCTCTACACCGACGACGACCTGCAGCGCCTGGAGATCATCCTTTCGCTCGCCCGCGATCTCGGCGTCAACATCAGCGGGATCAGCATCATCCTCGACATGCGGGCGCGCATGGAGGAAATGCAGCGCCAGATGCACGAGTTCCTCACCCACTTCCAGCAGGAGATGCTGGCGCACATGACCCAGGCCGACGCCTCCAAGGGGGCGCTCATCCCGGTCCGCCGCGTTCCCATCGCGCCGGCTCCATCCAATAACAAGGAAAGGAAATAGCTCAGGGGACCCGCAGAGACACAATTGTTCTACGTAGAACATTTGTGCAAGCTGTGGAAATTGTGGAAATCTACTGCGCCGCCGCTTCTTTTACTTTTCC carries:
- a CDS encoding helix-turn-helix transcriptional regulator, whose translation is MMAKRRGKGAYMISAVAEMYGIHPQTLRLYEREGLLKPSRTEGNTRLYTDDDLQRLEIILSLARDLGVNISGISIILDMRARMEEMQRQMHEFLTHFQQEMLAHMTQADASKGALIPVRRVPIAPAPSNNKERK